From a region of the Kaistia sp. 32K genome:
- a CDS encoding sensor domain-containing diguanylate cyclase, producing the protein MQKLAFARELGQVQRIARSTARQMTGSDGAAFILRDGEFSHYVDDEGIAPLGKGRRIPLGECVAGWAMAHRQAVLISDIRADERIDQCLYGPTLIRSLAVVPIRVPEPVGAIAVYWSEVDAPGEDDLRLLKRLADAVSLAIENIRMHSELEERVRSRAEELEKAKAAIEELSMTDELTGLLNRRGFRRAAEAVIAKGRGCQLAIIDVDGLKKVNDTFGHAVGDSLIADCASVLRDSVRHSDVVGRMGGDEFCVLVPAPLAPAETLRNSLRARLDYFNRLSPAQCQLSISVGIVQAKAGSSLSLDDLLSQAGALMSMEKHSKVISESRH; encoded by the coding sequence GTGCAGAAGCTTGCTTTTGCCCGCGAGCTTGGGCAGGTGCAGCGCATCGCCCGGTCGACGGCGCGCCAGATGACGGGCAGCGACGGTGCGGCCTTTATCCTGCGCGACGGCGAATTCAGTCACTATGTCGATGATGAAGGGATCGCGCCGCTCGGGAAGGGCCGGCGCATTCCGCTGGGTGAGTGTGTCGCCGGATGGGCGATGGCGCACCGCCAGGCCGTGCTGATTTCGGATATCCGCGCGGACGAGCGCATCGACCAGTGCCTCTATGGCCCGACCCTCATCCGCAGCCTGGCTGTCGTGCCGATCCGGGTCCCGGAGCCGGTCGGGGCGATCGCGGTCTACTGGAGCGAAGTCGACGCTCCCGGCGAGGACGATCTTCGCCTCCTGAAGCGCCTTGCCGATGCCGTGTCGCTGGCGATCGAGAACATCCGCATGCATTCCGAGCTCGAGGAGCGCGTCCGCTCGCGCGCCGAGGAGCTCGAGAAGGCCAAGGCGGCGATCGAAGAGCTGTCGATGACGGACGAGCTGACCGGCCTGCTCAACCGGCGCGGTTTCCGCCGCGCCGCCGAGGCGGTCATCGCCAAGGGGCGGGGCTGCCAGCTGGCGATCATCGATGTCGACGGGCTGAAGAAGGTCAACGACACGTTCGGCCATGCCGTCGGCGACAGCCTGATCGCCGATTGCGCCAGCGTGCTGCGCGACAGCGTCAGGCATTCGGACGTCGTCGGCCGGATGGGCGGCGACGAGTTCTGCGTGCTCGTGCCGGCGCCGCTCGCCCCGGCGGAGACGCTGCGCAACAGCCTGCGGGCGCGGCTCGATTACTTCAACCGCCTGTCGCCGGCGCAATGCCAGCTGTCGATCAGCGTCGGCATCGTTCAGGCGAAGGCCGGCAGCTCGCTGTCGCTCGACGACCTGCTCAGCCAGGCCGGCGCGCTGATGTCGATGGAAAAGCACTCCAAGGTCATCTCGGAATCGCGCCACTGA
- a CDS encoding isopenicillin N synthase family oxygenase produces MPTSNPLPSTHDAATAPRTLPILDISKLSGSPEERAAFLEELGTTAREIGFFYLTGHGIPDELIREIVAVSRRFFELPEADKLSIEMVNSPHFRGYTRVGLEITRGQADWREQIDFSSERPAIPVAPGTPDWARLQGPNQWPDALPALKPTVLEWQRQLADLGIRVLEAFALALQQDKDVFSPIYEKAPIQHLKLIRYPGRDATGSDQGVGAHKDGGFLTLLLQDVQGGLQVEADDGSWIDAPPIPGTFIVNIGEVLEMASNGYLRATVHRVVTPPAGKDRLSVAFFFGAALDATIPLLDLAPELAAQALGPTADPQNPLFREIGQNYLKGRLRSHPDVAERHYADLLDPTAKREPASAY; encoded by the coding sequence ATGCCGACATCCAATCCGCTTCCGAGCACCCATGACGCGGCGACCGCGCCGCGCACGCTGCCGATCCTCGATATCTCGAAGCTCTCCGGCAGTCCGGAGGAGCGCGCCGCGTTCCTCGAGGAACTCGGCACCACGGCGCGGGAAATCGGCTTCTTCTATCTGACCGGCCACGGCATTCCGGACGAGCTGATCCGCGAGATCGTCGCCGTGTCGCGCCGGTTCTTCGAGCTGCCGGAAGCCGACAAGCTCTCGATCGAGATGGTGAACTCGCCGCATTTCCGCGGCTATACCCGCGTCGGGCTGGAGATCACGCGCGGCCAGGCCGATTGGCGCGAGCAGATCGACTTTTCGTCCGAGCGTCCCGCCATTCCGGTCGCGCCCGGCACGCCCGACTGGGCGCGGCTTCAGGGGCCGAACCAGTGGCCGGATGCCCTGCCGGCGCTGAAGCCGACCGTGCTCGAATGGCAGCGCCAGCTCGCCGATCTCGGTATCCGCGTGCTGGAGGCGTTCGCCCTGGCGCTGCAGCAGGACAAGGACGTCTTCTCCCCCATCTACGAGAAGGCGCCGATCCAGCATCTGAAGCTGATCCGTTATCCCGGCCGCGACGCCACCGGCAGCGACCAGGGCGTTGGCGCGCACAAGGACGGCGGCTTCCTGACCCTGCTGCTGCAGGACGTGCAGGGCGGGCTGCAGGTCGAGGCCGACGACGGCAGCTGGATCGACGCACCGCCGATCCCCGGCACCTTCATCGTCAATATCGGCGAAGTCCTGGAAATGGCCTCGAACGGCTATCTCCGCGCCACCGTCCACCGCGTCGTCACGCCGCCGGCCGGCAAGGACCGGCTGTCGGTCGCCTTCTTCTTCGGCGCCGCCCTCGACGCGACGATCCCGCTGCTCGATCTGGCGCCGGAACTCGCGGCCCAGGCCCTCGGCCCGACCGCCGACCCGCAGAACCCGCTCTTCCGCGAGATCGGCCAGAACTACCTGAAGGGGCGCCTCCGCTCGCACCCCGACGTGGCCGAGCGTCATTACGCCGACCTCCTCGACCCCACCGCCAAGCGCGAACCCGCCTCGGCCTATTGA
- a CDS encoding O-acetylhomoserine aminocarboxypropyltransferase/cysteine synthase family protein, with amino-acid sequence MTFQPTEFETKRFETLAVHGGSYRADPATGAVAVPIYQTTSFQFQDTDHADRLFALDELGYIYSRVGNPTQDALEQRIAAIEGGVAALALASGQAASAYSILNLTRPGDNIVSSTGLYGGTYALFNATLKNLGVEVRFVDPSDPENFRRATDSRTRAYYAEALPNPSLEVFPIAEVAAIGRGLGVPLIIDNTAAPLTIRPFDHGAAVVVYSATKYIGGHGTTIGGLIVDGGNFPWEDHPERFPNLHEPDPSHHGATWLDKAKPLGPIAYVLRTRAVLLRDIGAAISPFAAFQFIQGLETLPLRIRQHNENAIKVANFLSTHPKVEKVIFPGLQGGVAKERAERYLRGGKGALVGFELKGGRDAGRAFINALKLFYHVANIGDARSLAIHPSTTTHSQLSVEEQRATGVTPGYVRLSIGIEHPDDILADLAQALDHA; translated from the coding sequence ATGACCTTCCAGCCGACAGAATTCGAGACCAAGCGCTTCGAAACCCTCGCCGTGCATGGCGGCAGCTACCGGGCCGATCCGGCGACCGGCGCCGTCGCGGTGCCGATCTACCAGACGACCTCGTTCCAGTTCCAGGACACCGACCACGCCGACCGGCTCTTCGCCCTCGACGAGCTCGGCTACATCTACAGCCGCGTCGGCAACCCGACGCAGGACGCGCTCGAGCAGCGCATCGCGGCGATCGAGGGCGGTGTCGCAGCCCTGGCGCTGGCGTCGGGGCAGGCGGCCTCGGCCTATTCGATCCTCAACCTGACCCGGCCGGGCGACAACATCGTCTCCTCAACCGGCCTCTATGGCGGCACCTATGCGCTGTTCAACGCGACGCTGAAGAATCTCGGCGTCGAGGTGCGCTTCGTCGATCCGTCCGATCCGGAGAATTTCCGCCGCGCCACCGACAGCCGCACCCGCGCCTACTACGCGGAGGCGCTGCCCAATCCGAGCCTCGAAGTGTTCCCGATCGCCGAGGTCGCCGCCATCGGGCGCGGGCTCGGCGTGCCGCTGATCATCGACAACACGGCCGCGCCGCTGACCATCCGTCCCTTCGACCACGGCGCCGCCGTCGTCGTCTATTCGGCGACGAAATATATCGGCGGCCACGGCACTACCATCGGCGGCCTGATCGTCGATGGCGGCAATTTCCCCTGGGAAGACCATCCCGAGCGCTTCCCCAATCTGCATGAGCCGGATCCGAGCCATCACGGCGCCACCTGGCTCGACAAGGCGAAGCCGCTCGGACCGATCGCCTATGTGCTGCGCACCCGCGCGGTGCTCTTGCGTGACATCGGCGCGGCGATCTCGCCCTTCGCCGCCTTCCAGTTCATCCAGGGGCTGGAGACGCTGCCGCTGCGCATCCGCCAGCACAACGAGAACGCGATCAAGGTCGCGAACTTCCTCTCGACCCATCCGAAGGTCGAGAAGGTGATCTTCCCCGGCCTGCAGGGCGGCGTCGCCAAGGAGCGCGCCGAACGCTACCTGCGCGGCGGCAAGGGCGCGCTGGTCGGTTTCGAGCTCAAGGGCGGCCGCGACGCCGGCCGTGCCTTCATCAACGCGCTCAAGCTGTTCTACCACGTCGCCAATATCGGCGACGCGCGGTCGCTGGCGATCCATCCCTCGACCACCACCCATTCGCAGCTCTCGGTCGAAGAGCAGCGCGCCACCGGCGTGACGCCCGGCTATGTGCGCCTTTCGATCGGCATCGAACACCCGGACGACATCCTCGCCGATCTCGCCCAGGCCCTGGATCACGCCTGA
- a CDS encoding ABC transporter substrate-binding protein, which yields MSILDGKKPSLFGRRISRRAALTGGGVLAGAAFLGVAPTFSARAGNPTKIRLAWTEFAACHSPLAFGVAKGIFEKHGLDVELFYQGASGQTLVQALATGKADAGAGLLLDWVKPLEQGLDVKLFVGSHGGCTRLLASKASGITTLEGLKGKTIVSYDPASPPKHSFQIALARAGIDPEQDVNWKAVPFDLVGATVDRGEADALAHLDPWAYSLKKQYDLVEIANTQTGIFEDKVCCVLGVNGPFLEANRDAVRRLAEANIEIHEYTGKHPEEVAQWYIENLKPGIELADLSDDLGSFVYHIHPIGPELVQQVKWAAEDLQLIKVIDASTDPAELAQRVTANLLA from the coding sequence ATGAGCATTCTCGACGGAAAGAAGCCTTCGCTGTTCGGCCGCCGCATCTCGCGGCGCGCTGCCCTGACCGGAGGCGGCGTGCTGGCCGGCGCCGCCTTCCTGGGCGTCGCCCCGACCTTCTCGGCCCGCGCCGGCAATCCGACCAAGATCCGCCTCGCCTGGACCGAATTCGCCGCCTGTCATTCGCCGCTCGCCTTCGGCGTCGCCAAGGGCATCTTTGAAAAGCACGGCCTCGACGTCGAGCTGTTCTATCAGGGCGCCAGCGGCCAGACGCTGGTGCAGGCGCTCGCCACCGGCAAGGCCGATGCCGGCGCCGGCCTGCTGCTCGACTGGGTCAAGCCGCTGGAGCAGGGCCTCGACGTCAAGCTGTTCGTCGGCTCGCATGGCGGCTGCACGCGGCTTCTCGCCTCCAAGGCCTCCGGCATCACGACGCTGGAAGGGCTGAAGGGCAAGACCATCGTCAGCTACGATCCGGCCAGCCCGCCGAAGCATTCGTTCCAGATCGCGCTCGCCCGCGCCGGCATCGATCCGGAACAGGACGTCAACTGGAAGGCCGTGCCGTTCGACCTGGTCGGCGCCACCGTCGATCGCGGCGAGGCCGATGCGCTCGCCCATCTCGATCCCTGGGCCTATTCGCTCAAGAAGCAGTACGACCTGGTCGAGATCGCCAACACCCAGACCGGCATCTTCGAAGACAAGGTCTGCTGCGTGCTCGGCGTCAATGGTCCCTTCCTCGAAGCCAACCGTGACGCGGTGCGCCGCCTCGCCGAGGCGAATATCGAGATCCACGAATATACCGGCAAGCATCCGGAAGAAGTGGCGCAGTGGTACATCGAGAACCTCAAGCCCGGTATTGAGCTTGCCGACCTCTCCGATGATCTCGGCTCCTTCGTCTACCACATCCACCCGATTGGCCCGGAGCTGGTCCAGCAGGTGAAATGGGCGGCCGAGGACCTGCAGCTGATCAAGGTGATCGACGCCTCGACCGACCCGGCGGAGCTGGCGCAGCGCGTCACCGCCAACCTGCTCGCCTGA
- a CDS encoding ABC transporter permease, which produces MADTTHGSVGGALPSSALVGEVWRNGLLAAASWLLAAAVTLGFDDVVPWGQTGLFATLLVVGAAAFAVLAFSVHRLGAVGRRIVHYGPWWIALGLWFTVWEISTAKLGWLPKPFFSPPQGLLHVYVTDWQRLLVCVLYSLRLWALGFFSGIAVGFVVGVALGWSKRFSYWGMPLLKLIGPVPASAWIPSAFFVFPTTFGASIFLVALASGIPVIILTASGVASVNRSLYDVARTLGADRRFLVLKVAVPAALPNVFVGLFMGLYSSFAVLVIAEMLGAKYGLGWYLQFQTAYSAYGNVYAALIIMALLCSGLVKLLFVGRDRLLGWQKGIVQW; this is translated from the coding sequence ATGGCGGATACCACGCACGGATCGGTCGGGGGCGCGCTCCCGTCCTCGGCCCTCGTCGGCGAGGTCTGGAGGAACGGGCTGCTGGCGGCGGCGAGCTGGTTGCTCGCGGCCGCCGTCACGCTCGGCTTCGACGACGTCGTGCCCTGGGGCCAGACGGGGTTGTTCGCCACCCTTCTCGTCGTCGGAGCGGCGGCCTTCGCCGTCCTCGCCTTCTCGGTCCATCGCCTCGGCGCCGTCGGTCGCCGCATCGTCCATTACGGGCCGTGGTGGATCGCGCTCGGCCTTTGGTTCACGGTCTGGGAAATCTCGACCGCCAAGCTCGGCTGGCTGCCAAAACCGTTCTTCTCGCCGCCGCAGGGCCTGCTGCATGTCTATGTCACCGACTGGCAGCGGCTGCTCGTCTGCGTGCTCTATTCGCTCCGCCTCTGGGCGCTCGGCTTCTTCTCCGGCATCGCGGTCGGCTTCGTCGTCGGCGTCGCGCTCGGCTGGTCGAAGCGCTTCAGCTATTGGGGCATGCCGCTTCTGAAGCTGATCGGCCCGGTGCCGGCCAGCGCCTGGATCCCGAGCGCTTTCTTCGTCTTCCCGACCACCTTCGGCGCCTCGATCTTCCTGGTCGCGCTCGCCTCCGGCATTCCGGTCATCATCCTGACCGCCTCCGGCGTCGCCTCGGTCAACCGCTCGCTCTACGACGTCGCCCGGACGCTCGGCGCCGATCGGCGCTTCCTCGTCCTCAAGGTGGCGGTCCCGGCCGCGCTGCCGAACGTGTTCGTCGGCCTGTTCATGGGCCTCTATTCGTCCTTCGCCGTCCTCGTCATCGCCGAGATGCTGGGCGCCAAATACGGGCTCGGCTGGTACCTGCAGTTCCAGACCGCCTATTCGGCTTACGGCAACGTCTATGCCGCGCTGATCATCATGGCGCTGCTCTGCTCGGGCCTCGTCAAGCTGCTCTTCGTCGGGCGGGACCGGCTGCTCGGCTGGCAGAAGGGGATCGTGCAATGGTAG
- a CDS encoding ABC transporter ATP-binding protein yields the protein MVAALAERPEAATTGLAIELRGVSHAYDLPSGRLPVLEDIDLDIEPGSFVALLGPSGSGKSTLLRLVAGLERPETGSVLADGAPVEKPDPSRVLVFQDPTLFPWRTVRRNVALGLEAQGRLKTEGHRIDEALARVQLADFADAFPHQLSGGMAQRAALARALVNDPRLLLLDEPLGKLDQLTRLTMQGELLALWRQSGFTALLVTHDVEEALLLADRVVIFSDRPARILGERRIELPHPRHRGDPDLIALRREILELLGVSEAI from the coding sequence ATGGTAGCCGCGCTCGCCGAACGGCCGGAAGCGGCCACCACCGGCCTCGCCATCGAGCTTCGCGGCGTCTCGCACGCCTATGACCTGCCGTCCGGCCGGCTGCCGGTGCTGGAGGATATCGACCTCGACATCGAGCCCGGCTCCTTCGTCGCGCTGCTGGGACCGTCGGGCTCCGGCAAGTCGACGCTGCTGCGCCTCGTCGCCGGGCTGGAACGCCCGGAGACGGGCAGCGTGCTCGCCGATGGCGCGCCGGTGGAAAAACCCGATCCGTCGCGCGTCCTCGTCTTCCAGGATCCGACTCTGTTTCCCTGGCGCACCGTCCGCCGCAATGTGGCGCTCGGGCTCGAGGCGCAGGGGCGGCTGAAGACGGAAGGCCACCGGATCGACGAGGCGCTTGCCCGCGTCCAGCTCGCCGATTTCGCCGACGCCTTTCCGCATCAATTGTCCGGCGGCATGGCGCAGCGCGCGGCGCTTGCCCGTGCGCTGGTCAACGATCCGCGCCTGCTGCTGCTCGACGAGCCGCTCGGCAAGCTCGACCAGCTGACCCGCCTCACCATGCAGGGCGAGTTGCTGGCGCTCTGGCGGCAATCCGGCTTCACGGCGCTGCTCGTCACCCATGACGTCGAGGAGGCGCTTCTGCTTGCCGATCGCGTCGTGATCTTCAGCGATCGTCCTGCCCGCATCCTCGGCGAGCGCCGCATCGAGCTACCCCATCCGCGCCACCGCGGCGATCCCGATCTGATCGCGCTGCGGCGGGAGATCCTTGAGCTTCTCGGCGTCAGCGAGGCGATATGA
- a CDS encoding amino acid ABC transporter substrate-binding protein, whose protein sequence is MAIFKRNIISKSIAALGALVVSGSLLAGTANAGETLDKIKSRGQIKVGVGTLPGFFSPDSNGEWQGFFVDFGRALAITVFNDPIKVEFASSSPQQRLPALQAGEFDILLSGVTQTISRAFKLGFHFGPIVFYDGQGLLVAKSLGVEHGKDLDGATIGVQSGTTGELNIADFFRKNGKTFTPVVIEDDKEFASVLESGRVDALTQDASDLAIKRTRLAKPDDFVLLPERLSKEPLAPAVRAGDDQWLEIVNWTVFATIQAEELGITKENVDSFLTSEDPTIKRFLGVDPSLGEAIGLDPKFAYNIIKNLGNYGEIYERNLGKSTPIGFERGYNQPWTQGGLLYSPPFR, encoded by the coding sequence ATGGCCATTTTCAAACGAAACATCATTTCCAAATCGATCGCGGCGCTCGGCGCGCTGGTGGTTTCCGGTTCGCTGCTGGCGGGAACGGCGAATGCCGGCGAAACGCTGGACAAGATCAAGTCGCGCGGCCAGATCAAGGTCGGCGTCGGCACGCTGCCCGGCTTCTTCTCGCCCGACAGCAATGGCGAGTGGCAGGGCTTCTTCGTCGATTTCGGCCGCGCGCTGGCGATCACCGTCTTCAACGATCCGATAAAGGTCGAGTTTGCGTCGTCGTCGCCGCAGCAGCGCCTGCCGGCCCTGCAGGCGGGCGAGTTCGACATCCTGCTCTCCGGCGTGACGCAGACGATCTCGCGCGCCTTCAAGCTCGGCTTCCATTTCGGCCCGATCGTCTTCTATGACGGTCAGGGCCTGCTGGTCGCCAAGTCGCTCGGCGTCGAGCACGGCAAGGATCTCGACGGCGCCACCATCGGCGTGCAGAGCGGCACGACGGGCGAATTGAACATCGCCGACTTCTTCCGCAAGAATGGCAAGACCTTCACCCCGGTCGTCATCGAGGACGACAAGGAATTCGCCTCGGTGCTGGAGTCGGGCCGCGTCGACGCGCTGACGCAGGACGCGTCGGACCTGGCGATCAAGCGGACGCGGTTGGCCAAGCCGGATGATTTCGTGCTGCTGCCCGAGCGCCTCTCCAAGGAGCCGCTCGCGCCCGCCGTCCGCGCCGGCGACGACCAGTGGCTCGAAATCGTCAACTGGACCGTCTTTGCGACGATCCAGGCGGAAGAGCTCGGCATCACCAAGGAGAATGTCGACAGCTTCCTGACCAGCGAGGATCCGACGATCAAGCGCTTCCTCGGCGTCGACCCGTCGCTCGGCGAGGCGATCGGCCTCGATCCGAAGTTCGCCTACAACATCATCAAGAATCTCGGCAATTACGGCGAGATCTACGAGCGCAACCTCGGCAAGTCGACGCCGATCGGTTTCGAGCGCGGCTACAACCAGCCCTGGACGCAGGGCGGCCTGCTCTATTCGCCGCCGTTCCGCTAG